A stretch of Planctomycetota bacterium DNA encodes these proteins:
- the tuf gene encoding elongation factor Tu yields the protein MAKEVFQRTKPHVNVGTIGHVDHGKTTLTAAMTKVMELKGLSKFRSYDDIAKASESQGRRDETKILTIATAHVEYQTENRHYAHVDCPGHADYVKNMITGAAQMDGAIIVVAADDGPMPQTREHILLARQVGVPRIIVFINKVDLLKEEDLELLDVIEDDVRGLLNQYQFPGDETPVIKGTAVQAMKASSLDDPSVKPILDLLKAMDEYIPVPKRDVEKPFLMPVEDVFSIKGRGTVGTGRVDRGVVKVGDEVEIVGLRETRKTTVTGVEMFNKTLDQGQAGDNIGVLLRGVAKEELERGQVLAAPGSITPHTVFEGEVYVLKKEEGGRHTPFFTGYRPQFYFRTTDVTGSIELLGGAEMCMPGDNVTIKAMLITPIAMEPGLRFAIREGGRTVGAGVVAKVIE from the coding sequence ATGGCTAAGGAAGTCTTCCAACGAACGAAGCCCCATGTGAACGTGGGCACGATCGGACACGTGGACCATGGGAAGACGACGCTGACGGCAGCGATGACGAAGGTGATGGAACTGAAGGGTCTATCGAAGTTCCGCTCCTACGACGACATTGCGAAGGCGTCGGAGTCGCAGGGCCGCCGCGACGAGACGAAGATTCTGACGATCGCCACCGCGCACGTGGAATACCAGACGGAGAATCGCCACTACGCGCACGTGGACTGCCCGGGTCACGCGGACTACGTGAAGAACATGATCACGGGAGCGGCCCAGATGGACGGGGCGATCATTGTGGTGGCGGCGGACGACGGCCCGATGCCGCAGACGCGGGAACACATTCTTCTGGCGCGGCAGGTGGGCGTGCCGCGAATCATCGTCTTCATCAACAAGGTGGACCTGCTGAAGGAGGAAGACCTCGAACTGCTGGACGTGATCGAGGACGATGTGCGGGGCCTGTTGAACCAATACCAGTTCCCCGGCGACGAGACGCCGGTGATTAAGGGGACGGCGGTGCAGGCGATGAAGGCTTCGAGCCTGGACGACCCGAGCGTCAAGCCGATCCTCGACCTCTTGAAGGCGATGGACGAGTACATCCCGGTTCCGAAGCGCGACGTCGAGAAGCCGTTCCTGATGCCGGTCGAGGACGTCTTCTCGATCAAGGGCCGGGGGACGGTCGGCACGGGCCGCGTGGATCGCGGGGTGGTGAAGGTGGGCGACGAGGTGGAGATCGTCGGCCTGAGGGAAACGCGCAAGACGACCGTGACGGGCGTCGAGATGTTCAACAAGACGCTGGATCAGGGCCAGGCGGGCGACAACATCGGGGTGCTGTTGCGTGGTGTGGCGAAGGAGGAACTGGAGCGCGGCCAGGTGCTGGCGGCGCCCGGGTCCATTACGCCGCACACCGTGTTCGAGGGCGAGGTGTACGTGTTGAAGAAAGAAGAGGGCGGCCGGCATACGCCGTTCTTCACCGGCTACCGTCCGCAGTTCTATTTCCGGACGACGGACGTGACGGGTTCGATCGAGCTCTTGGGCGGCGCGGAGATGTGCATGCCCGGCGACAACGTGACGATCAAGGCGATGCTGATCACGCCGATTGCGATGGAGCCTGGCCTGCGGTTCGCGA